From Leptotrichia wadei, one genomic window encodes:
- a CDS encoding DUF448 domain-containing protein has protein sequence MESLDTVDEKKLENKEKSKPERMCVCCRRKGEKSEFFRISEQNGKYIFDREMKVQARGFYVCKTNECVERLSKNKKYNIEIEQLVKMMEQIKCEKKYIIDILKPMKNSEYFVFGIDETIDGVKKGKVKLLIIPRDIKAKYIEEFEKLKENFNFEIIFVEKKEELIRLFSRDVNVVGIFNKKVIKGILSKVEVMNG, from the coding sequence CTGAAAGAATGTGTGTCTGCTGCAGAAGGAAGGGTGAAAAATCTGAATTTTTTAGAATTTCTGAGCAGAATGGAAAATACATTTTTGACAGGGAAATGAAAGTGCAGGCAAGAGGGTTTTATGTTTGTAAAACTAATGAATGTGTTGAAAGGCTTTCAAAAAATAAGAAATATAACATTGAAATTGAGCAGCTTGTAAAAATGATGGAGCAAATAAAATGTGAAAAAAAATATATAATTGATATTTTAAAGCCGATGAAAAATTCTGAATATTTTGTTTTTGGGATTGATGAAACGATTGATGGAGTGAAAAAGGGAAAAGTGAAACTTTTGATAATTCCTCGGGATATAAAGGCGAAATATATTGAAGAATTTGAAAAATTGAAGGAAAATTTTAATTTTGAGATTATATTTGTTGAAAAAAAAGAGGAATTGATAAGGCTTTTTTCAAGAGATGTCAATGTTGTCGGTATTTTTAATAAAAAGGTAATAAAGGGAATATTGAGCAAAGTGGAGGTGATGAACGGATGA